One segment of Patulibacter sp. SYSU D01012 DNA contains the following:
- a CDS encoding HtaA domain-containing protein: MRTPRLRVPAVLGGAALAAVLAVPATSQATVPTGVSTASWNLRHSWVDYLVNPFLSLGQGRVTPTGATAADKPVADPAGGAAAGPPSTPYGYVWKVGGDVTTGGTRTVTLRGGLDFDQPLHGIDISLRNLRVVPSGSTETLVVDGSYKTTAGNTVTLTGTTFGTVSATGGVTLSAAGAAIFNGGSNGSYAAGDAFGTVAYGS; this comes from the coding sequence ATGCGCACCCCCCGTCTCCGCGTCCCCGCCGTCCTGGGCGGCGCCGCCCTGGCCGCCGTCCTCGCCGTCCCCGCGACGTCGCAGGCCACCGTCCCCACCGGCGTGAGCACCGCGAGCTGGAACCTCCGCCACTCCTGGGTCGACTACCTCGTCAACCCGTTCCTGAGCCTCGGCCAGGGCCGCGTCACCCCGACGGGCGCGACCGCCGCCGACAAGCCGGTCGCCGACCCGGCGGGCGGCGCGGCCGCCGGCCCGCCGTCGACGCCCTACGGCTACGTGTGGAAGGTCGGCGGCGACGTCACGACCGGCGGCACGCGCACCGTGACGCTGCGCGGCGGCCTGGACTTCGACCAGCCGCTGCACGGCATCGACATCTCGCTGCGCAACCTGCGCGTCGTGCCGTCGGGCAGCACCGAGACGCTCGTCGTCGACGGCTCGTACAAGACCACCGCCGGCAACACGGTGACGCTGACCGGCACGACGTTCGGCACGGTCTCCGCGACGGGCGGGGTCACGCTCAGCGCCGCCGGCGCGGCGATCTTCAACGGCGGGTCCAACGGCTCCTACGCCGCCGGCGACGCGTTCGGCACCGTCGCGTACGGCAGCTGA
- the dxs gene encoding 1-deoxy-D-xylulose-5-phosphate synthase, with translation MTRLLDRIERPQDLHGLSDDELQQVAQEVREHIIDTVGEIGGHFGANLGTCEIAVALHSVLDSPRDKILWDVGHQAYPHKILTGRRDQLATIRKYEGLAPFCAIHESEHDIMGAGHASTSIGYGVGLREGMRLKQQHDPSHPDPGRVVAVIGDGSMTGGVAFEAAHQAGGLGTPLVVILNDNGMSISPNVGALSRYFQGVRLKPKLWHGREKVEERLADLPAGLGGILERVGPPIKGSMKLLNAQGELWESLDWAYVGVVDGHDVRDLRQALRQALDADRPVVVHVKTIKGKGFAPAEEGGLEGMEQWHAAKPGSIVGGAPAPKAPADPDAPPKPPTYTQVFGERMIEEVRTDRRVVGITAAMNTGTGLNLLQTAEPEHYFDVGIAEQQALLFASGLALEGLKPVAAIYSTFLQRAYDQIVHDVCLQELDVVLAMDRAGLVGDDGPTHHGVFDIAYLRHLPHIVLAAPRDEAELVHLLHTGIAHPGTFALRYPRGEGVGVPLPARARTLAIGRGEVLRQGERVAILGYGSGVGVGLDAAAALHESGVEATVADARFAKPIDVELVRDLVAHHELLVTVEEGVLQGGFGSAVWEACDEHGIDLGSCRIMRVGMPDRYVTHGTPALLHAEVGFTGRDVARRIAVALGVADVGVGA, from the coding sequence GTGACCCGGCTGCTCGACCGCATCGAACGACCGCAGGACCTGCACGGGCTCTCGGACGACGAGCTCCAGCAGGTCGCGCAGGAGGTCCGCGAGCACATCATCGACACGGTCGGTGAGATCGGCGGGCACTTCGGCGCGAACCTGGGCACGTGCGAGATCGCCGTCGCCCTGCACTCCGTGCTGGACTCCCCGCGGGACAAGATCCTGTGGGACGTCGGCCACCAGGCCTACCCGCACAAGATCCTCACCGGCCGCCGGGACCAGCTCGCGACGATCCGCAAGTACGAGGGGCTCGCGCCGTTCTGCGCGATCCACGAGTCCGAGCACGACATCATGGGCGCGGGCCACGCGTCCACGTCCATCGGCTACGGCGTCGGCCTGCGCGAGGGCATGCGCCTGAAGCAGCAGCACGATCCGTCCCATCCGGACCCGGGCCGCGTCGTCGCGGTCATCGGCGACGGCTCGATGACGGGCGGCGTCGCGTTCGAGGCCGCGCACCAGGCCGGCGGCCTGGGCACCCCGCTGGTCGTGATCCTCAACGACAACGGGATGTCGATCTCGCCGAACGTCGGCGCGCTCTCCCGCTACTTCCAGGGCGTGCGGCTCAAGCCGAAGCTCTGGCACGGCCGCGAGAAGGTCGAGGAGCGCCTGGCCGACCTGCCGGCGGGCCTCGGCGGCATCCTCGAGCGCGTCGGCCCGCCCATCAAGGGCTCGATGAAGCTGCTCAACGCCCAGGGCGAGCTGTGGGAGTCGCTCGACTGGGCGTACGTCGGCGTCGTCGACGGCCACGACGTGCGCGACCTGCGCCAGGCGCTGCGCCAGGCGCTCGACGCCGACCGGCCGGTGGTCGTCCACGTCAAGACGATCAAGGGCAAGGGCTTCGCTCCCGCGGAGGAGGGCGGCCTGGAGGGCATGGAGCAGTGGCACGCCGCCAAGCCCGGCTCCATCGTCGGCGGCGCCCCGGCCCCGAAGGCGCCCGCCGACCCCGACGCCCCGCCGAAGCCGCCCACGTACACGCAGGTCTTCGGCGAGCGGATGATCGAGGAGGTCCGCACGGACCGCCGCGTCGTCGGCATCACCGCCGCGATGAACACCGGCACCGGGCTCAACCTGCTGCAGACGGCCGAGCCGGAGCACTACTTCGACGTCGGCATCGCGGAGCAGCAGGCGCTGCTCTTCGCCTCGGGGCTGGCGCTCGAGGGCCTCAAGCCGGTCGCCGCGATCTACTCCACGTTCCTGCAGCGCGCGTACGACCAGATCGTCCACGACGTCTGCCTGCAGGAGCTCGACGTCGTCCTGGCGATGGACCGCGCCGGGCTCGTCGGCGACGACGGGCCGACGCACCACGGCGTCTTCGACATCGCGTACCTGCGCCACCTGCCGCACATCGTGCTGGCCGCGCCGCGCGACGAGGCCGAGCTGGTGCACCTGCTGCACACGGGCATCGCGCACCCCGGGACGTTCGCGCTGCGCTACCCGCGCGGCGAGGGCGTCGGCGTGCCGCTGCCCGCCCGGGCGCGCACGCTGGCGATCGGCCGTGGCGAGGTGCTGCGGCAGGGCGAGCGCGTGGCGATCCTGGGCTACGGCTCGGGCGTCGGCGTCGGCCTGGACGCCGCCGCGGCGCTCCACGAGTCGGGGGTCGAGGCGACCGTCGCCGACGCCCGCTTCGCCAAGCCGATCGACGTCGAGCTGGTCCGCGACCTCGTCGCCCACCACGAGCTGCTCGTCACCGTCGAGGAGGGCGTCCTGCAGGGCGGCTTCGGCTCGGCGGTCTGGGAGGCCTGCGACGAGCACGGGATCGACCTGGGCTCGTGCCGCATCATGCGGGTCGGCATGCCCGACCGCTACGTCACGCACGGCACGCCCGCGCTCCTGCACGCCGAGGTCGGCTTCACCGGCCGCGACGTCGCCCGCCGCATCGCGGTGGCACTCGGCGTCGCGGACGTCGGCGTCGGCGCCTGA
- a CDS encoding Xaa-Pro peptidase family protein has protein sequence MSVPIERADRVLALLAEKELDALVVTSLHDIRWLTGFTGSNAVVVVGREHDGEPVRRFVTDFRYVTQAADQVADPWERIDGGRDLGGAGLAAHLPHGARRVGFDDAQMSFAAHRRLKNAIEIGQELVPSSGLVGGLRAVKDADEQRRIRAASDLAGQAFTEVILEGGVVGRTEKEVALRLETRMRELGASGNSFDPIIAAGPHGALPHADPTDDVIPAGVLLTVDWGCVLDGYCSDCTRTVATGEIDGEARAVYDLVLRAQLESLAAVKAGADARAVDGIARRIIAEGGHGDHFGHGLGHGLGLEVHEPPTLSPRGTGALREGEIVTVEPGIYVPGRHGVRIEDLMVVTKDGADVFTTGLSKDLITVG, from the coding sequence ATGAGCGTCCCGATCGAGCGCGCCGACCGCGTCCTCGCCCTGCTCGCCGAGAAGGAGCTCGACGCCCTCGTCGTCACGTCGCTGCACGACATCCGCTGGCTGACCGGCTTCACCGGCTCGAACGCCGTCGTCGTGGTGGGCCGGGAGCACGACGGCGAGCCCGTCCGCCGCTTCGTCACCGACTTCCGCTACGTCACCCAGGCGGCGGACCAGGTCGCCGACCCGTGGGAGCGCATCGACGGCGGCCGCGACCTCGGCGGCGCCGGCCTGGCCGCGCACCTGCCGCACGGCGCCCGGCGCGTCGGCTTCGACGACGCGCAGATGAGCTTCGCCGCCCACCGTCGGCTGAAGAACGCGATCGAGATCGGCCAGGAGCTCGTCCCGTCGAGCGGCCTCGTCGGCGGCCTGCGCGCGGTGAAGGACGCGGACGAGCAGCGCCGGATCCGCGCGGCCTCCGACCTGGCGGGCCAGGCGTTCACCGAGGTCATCCTCGAGGGCGGCGTCGTCGGCCGCACCGAGAAGGAGGTCGCGCTGCGCCTGGAGACCCGCATGCGCGAGCTCGGGGCGAGCGGCAACTCGTTCGACCCGATCATCGCGGCCGGCCCGCACGGGGCGCTGCCGCACGCGGACCCGACCGACGACGTCATCCCGGCCGGCGTGCTGCTGACCGTCGACTGGGGCTGCGTCCTGGACGGCTACTGCTCGGACTGCACCCGCACCGTCGCGACGGGCGAGATCGACGGCGAGGCCCGCGCGGTCTACGACCTGGTCCTGCGCGCGCAGCTCGAGTCGCTCGCCGCCGTGAAGGCCGGGGCCGACGCCCGCGCCGTCGACGGCATCGCGCGGCGGATCATCGCCGAGGGCGGCCACGGGGACCACTTCGGGCACGGCCTCGGCCACGGCCTGGGTCTCGAGGTCCACGAGCCGCCGACGCTCAGCCCGCGCGGCACCGGCGCGCTGCGCGAGGGCGAGATCGTCACCGTCGAGCCCGGGATCTACGTCCCCGGCCGGCACGGCGTGCGCATCGAGGACCTCATGGTCGTCACGAAGGACGGCGCCGACGTCTTCACGACGGGGCTGTCGAAGGACCTGATCACCGTCGGCTGA
- a CDS encoding alpha/beta hydrolase, giving the protein MPLHPQAAAFLRETADAPPLDACTPEENRAALTQVVPLTGPAVPLPVVEDVALPTASGPVPVRVYRPSLAPGLPAIAHFHGGGWTVGDLDSHDTTCRDLAAGAEAVVVAVDYRRGPEDPFPAAYDDCLAVTDALLQDGAGLGVDPARVAVAGDSAGGNLAAVVALALRGVGAGLVHQALIYPATDLAGIGETASYREYAEGHFLTTRDMRYFRDSYLAGHDPADPRVSPLRAEDLSGLPPATVVTGERDPLRDEGEAYADRLRAAGVPAEVRRFAGQVHPFVLMAGMIDDAVEARRYLSARLRAAFAG; this is encoded by the coding sequence ATGCCCCTGCATCCCCAGGCCGCCGCGTTCCTCCGCGAGACCGCCGACGCACCCCCGCTGGACGCCTGCACGCCGGAGGAGAACCGCGCCGCGCTCACGCAGGTCGTCCCGCTCACCGGCCCGGCCGTGCCGCTGCCGGTCGTCGAGGATGTCGCCCTGCCGACGGCGAGCGGGCCCGTGCCGGTCCGCGTCTACCGGCCCAGCCTCGCCCCGGGACTGCCGGCGATCGCGCACTTCCACGGCGGCGGCTGGACCGTCGGCGACCTCGACAGCCACGACACGACCTGCCGCGACCTGGCCGCCGGCGCCGAGGCCGTCGTCGTGGCGGTGGACTACCGTCGCGGTCCCGAGGACCCGTTCCCGGCCGCGTACGACGACTGCCTGGCCGTCACGGACGCGCTGCTGCAGGACGGCGCCGGCCTCGGCGTCGACCCGGCCCGGGTGGCGGTCGCGGGCGACAGCGCCGGCGGCAACCTGGCCGCAGTCGTCGCCCTCGCCCTGCGCGGCGTCGGCGCCGGGCTCGTCCACCAGGCCCTGATCTACCCGGCGACCGACCTGGCGGGGATCGGCGAGACGGCGAGCTACCGCGAGTACGCGGAGGGCCACTTCCTGACGACCCGCGACATGCGGTACTTCCGCGACTCGTACCTGGCCGGCCACGACCCGGCCGATCCGCGGGTGTCGCCGCTGCGGGCGGAGGACCTGTCGGGGCTGCCGCCGGCGACGGTCGTCACCGGGGAGCGCGACCCGCTGCGCGACGAGGGCGAGGCCTACGCCGACCGGCTGCGCGCCGCGGGCGTCCCGGCCGAGGTGCGGCGGTTCGCCGGGCAGGTGCACCCGTTCGTCCTGATGGCCGGGATGATCGACGACGCGGTCGAGGCGCGGCGGTACCTGTCCGCGCGCCTGCGGGCGGCGTTCGCGGGCTGA
- a CDS encoding type II 3-dehydroquinate dehydratase, whose protein sequence is MRRFRVAVVHGVNLDQLGRRDPHHYGTLTFRELERQIEVWSAELDMTPRFFQTNHEGSLVEHLHRLEGLVDGLLLNAGAWTHYSWALRDALDLANVPAIEVHLSDVAQREEFRRQSVFAGLTLATVQGKGPEGYREALATLHAHLLEVTPPRTPATGTPTEEHLATPETPQITDPDSTEHPLHDENAADPAAAPPMPAQDPTPPSTTSTEGAGA, encoded by the coding sequence ATGCGTCGCTTCCGTGTCGCCGTCGTGCACGGCGTCAATCTCGACCAGCTGGGCCGCCGGGATCCGCACCACTACGGCACGCTGACGTTCCGCGAGCTCGAGCGGCAGATCGAGGTCTGGTCGGCCGAGCTCGACATGACGCCGCGGTTCTTCCAGACGAACCACGAGGGGTCGCTCGTCGAGCACCTGCACCGCCTGGAGGGCCTCGTCGACGGCCTGCTCCTCAACGCGGGGGCGTGGACGCACTACTCCTGGGCGCTGCGCGACGCGCTCGATCTCGCGAACGTTCCGGCGATCGAGGTGCACCTCTCCGACGTGGCCCAGCGCGAGGAGTTCCGCCGCCAGTCCGTCTTCGCGGGCCTGACGCTCGCCACGGTGCAGGGGAAGGGCCCGGAGGGCTACCGCGAGGCCCTGGCCACGCTCCACGCGCACCTGCTCGAGGTCACGCCGCCGCGCACGCCGGCGACGGGCACGCCGACCGAGGAGCACCTGGCGACCCCGGAGACGCCGCAGATCACCGACCCCGACAGCACGGAGCATCCCTTGCACGACGAGAACGCCGCCGACCCCGCCGCCGCGCCGCCCATGCCCGCGCAGGACCCGACGCCGCCCAGCACGACGTCGACCGAGGGAGCGGGCGCATGA
- a CDS encoding TlyA family RNA methyltransferase — protein sequence MAKLRLDTLLHERGLYPSRSAAAAAVLAGAVRLGGAKVNPHARPLKPGLQVDDDVEIETAEQARYVSRGGVKLENALDALGVDVAGRHGLDVGASTGGFTDCLLQRGAVAVTALDVAYGELAWSVRSDERVTVIERQNARQMTPELLPYAPDLVVADVSFISLTKLLPAVRGVVADRFDALLMVKPQFELGRGRVGRGGVVRDPALRREAVRTVAGAAADAGFAVLGAAPSGLPGPKGNRETFLHLAEPGRGGTDDLDALALAVEPGEDA from the coding sequence ATGGCCAAGCTCCGTCTCGACACGCTCCTGCACGAGCGGGGGCTGTACCCCTCGCGGTCCGCGGCCGCGGCGGCGGTGCTCGCCGGCGCCGTCCGCCTGGGCGGGGCGAAGGTCAACCCGCACGCGCGGCCCCTCAAGCCCGGGCTGCAGGTGGACGACGACGTCGAGATCGAGACCGCGGAGCAGGCGCGCTACGTGTCGCGCGGCGGCGTGAAGCTCGAGAACGCCCTCGACGCCCTGGGCGTCGACGTCGCCGGCCGCCACGGGCTCGACGTCGGCGCGTCGACCGGCGGGTTCACGGACTGCCTGCTCCAGCGCGGCGCCGTCGCCGTCACCGCGCTCGACGTGGCCTACGGGGAGCTCGCGTGGTCCGTGCGGAGCGACGAGCGCGTCACGGTCATCGAGCGCCAGAACGCGCGCCAGATGACCCCGGAGCTGCTGCCCTACGCGCCCGACCTGGTCGTCGCCGACGTCTCGTTCATCTCGCTGACGAAGCTGCTGCCCGCCGTCCGCGGCGTGGTGGCCGACCGCTTCGACGCGCTGCTGATGGTCAAGCCCCAGTTCGAGCTCGGCCGCGGCCGCGTCGGCCGCGGCGGCGTCGTGCGCGACCCGGCGCTGCGGCGCGAGGCCGTGCGCACCGTCGCGGGCGCCGCGGCCGACGCCGGCTTCGCCGTCCTGGGCGCCGCGCCGTCCGGGCTGCCCGGGCCCAAGGGCAACCGCGAGACCTTCCTGCACCTCGCCGAGCCCGGGCGCGGCGGCACGGACGACCTGGACGCGCTCGCGCTCGCCGTCGAGCCGGGGGAGGACGCCTGA
- the efp gene encoding elongation factor P, translating into MISTNQLKNGNHIEVDGVVYKVLETQHVKPGKGAAFVRSKLRRASDGNVIDKTFRAGEKFRAVHTEARTMQYLYEDGTDAHFMDTQSYEQLAIPLQNVKSALRFIRANDEVNILFIDEQPSDVQLPASVELEVTFTEPGLRGDTASGGGDKPATLETGAEIRVPLFVNVGDRVKVQTETGDYMSRA; encoded by the coding sequence TTGATCTCCACCAACCAGCTGAAGAACGGCAACCACATCGAGGTCGATGGGGTGGTCTACAAGGTCCTGGAGACCCAGCACGTCAAGCCGGGCAAGGGCGCCGCGTTCGTCCGCAGCAAGCTCCGCCGGGCGAGCGACGGCAACGTCATCGACAAGACCTTCCGTGCCGGCGAGAAGTTCCGCGCCGTCCACACCGAGGCGCGCACGATGCAGTACCTCTACGAGGACGGCACCGACGCGCACTTCATGGACACGCAGTCCTACGAGCAGCTCGCGATCCCGCTGCAGAACGTCAAGTCGGCGCTGCGCTTCATCCGCGCCAACGACGAGGTCAACATCCTCTTCATCGACGAGCAGCCGTCGGACGTGCAGCTGCCGGCGTCCGTCGAGCTCGAGGTGACCTTCACCGAGCCCGGCCTGCGCGGCGACACCGCGTCGGGCGGCGGCGACAAGCCCGCCACGCTCGAGACCGGCGCCGAGATCCGCGTCCCGCTCTTCGTCAACGTCGGCGACCGCGTCAAGGTCCAGACGGAGACGGGCGACTACATGTCGCGCGCCTGA
- a CDS encoding NAD(+)/NADH kinase, giving the protein MAPHGRPARTASVLTHGSPDRASRALRLLLRVAREEGVELWFDAEETEKHGVEPSEGVLVGRPWRSDADLCVVLGGDGTILRGLRRHLWTGVPVYAINLGEIGFLATVEPEEQEEGLRRAFAGNFEVLGLPALEVTLEDGRRYSAINDVSVNRRTGDRVASLRYRIAGEDVGHVRCDGLVLATPAGSTGYNLANGGPVLAWGVEGYAVSFIAPHTLSARVLVVAPDDELALDNDSTSPVEISVDGRPRGHLDPDTALRVHYRRDAGLLAQTAGTSFYRRLREKFGKLAG; this is encoded by the coding sequence ATGGCCCCGCACGGCCGCCCGGCGCGCACCGCGTCGGTCCTGACGCACGGCTCGCCGGACCGGGCCTCGCGGGCGCTGCGGCTGCTCCTGCGCGTGGCGCGCGAGGAGGGCGTCGAGCTGTGGTTCGACGCGGAGGAGACCGAGAAGCACGGCGTCGAGCCGTCCGAAGGCGTCCTCGTCGGCCGGCCCTGGCGCTCCGACGCCGACCTCTGCGTCGTGCTGGGCGGCGACGGGACGATCCTGCGCGGCCTGCGCCGGCACCTGTGGACCGGCGTGCCCGTCTACGCGATCAACCTGGGCGAGATCGGGTTCCTGGCGACCGTGGAGCCGGAGGAGCAGGAGGAGGGGCTGCGCCGCGCCTTCGCCGGCAACTTCGAGGTCCTCGGCCTGCCGGCGCTCGAGGTGACGCTCGAGGACGGCCGCCGCTACTCCGCGATCAACGACGTCAGCGTCAACCGGCGCACGGGCGACCGCGTGGCCTCGCTGCGGTACCGGATCGCCGGCGAGGACGTGGGGCACGTGCGCTGCGACGGCCTGGTGCTCGCCACCCCGGCGGGCTCGACGGGCTACAACCTCGCCAACGGCGGACCGGTGCTGGCGTGGGGCGTGGAGGGCTACGCCGTCTCGTTCATCGCCCCGCACACCCTCTCGGCGCGCGTGCTGGTGGTCGCCCCGGACGACGAGCTGGCGCTCGACAACGACTCGACGTCGCCCGTCGAGATCAGCGTCGACGGGCGGCCGCGCGGCCATCTGGACCCCGACACGGCGCTGCGGGTGCACTACCGGCGCGACGCCGGGCTGCTCGCGCAGACCGCGGGCACGAGCTTCTACCGCCGCCTGCGGGAGAAGTTCGGCAAGCTCGCCGGCTGA
- a CDS encoding metalloregulator ArsR/SmtB family transcription factor — MANTANRDTIRHPAPETFDLAHVLRTVGDPHRLRMVRLLAASGERPCTGLSDELGLPKSTGSYHLKLLREAGLTYTRQEGTVRYVSLRRDELESRFPGLVDVLLRPDAD, encoded by the coding sequence GTGGCCAACACCGCGAACCGCGACACGATCCGTCATCCGGCGCCCGAGACCTTCGACCTGGCGCACGTGCTGCGCACCGTCGGCGACCCGCACCGGCTGCGCATGGTCCGGCTCCTCGCCGCGAGCGGCGAGCGGCCCTGCACGGGCCTGTCGGACGAGCTCGGCCTGCCGAAGTCCACGGGCTCGTACCACCTCAAGCTGCTGCGCGAGGCGGGCCTGACGTACACGCGCCAGGAGGGCACCGTCCGCTACGTGTCGCTCCGCCGGGACGAGCTCGAGTCGCGCTTCCCCGGGCTCGTCGACGTGCTCCTGCGGCCCGACGCCGACTGA
- the nusB gene encoding transcription antitermination factor NusB — protein MSRRTDQRRAAVFAVYQHDLTGRPLHEVFERDAAMFTRSLAHATTDHLDEVDALIGKHAKGWSIDRIQPLERSIMRVAILEMLHPDVVPGDTPIPPEGAISEAVDTAKEFCGADAPKFVNGVLSAILRETGAGGRGDAA, from the coding sequence ATGTCCCGCCGGACCGACCAGCGGCGCGCCGCCGTCTTCGCCGTCTACCAGCACGACCTGACGGGGCGGCCGCTGCACGAGGTCTTCGAGCGCGACGCGGCGATGTTCACCCGCTCGCTCGCGCACGCCACCACCGACCACCTCGACGAGGTGGACGCCCTCATCGGCAAGCACGCGAAGGGCTGGAGCATCGACCGCATCCAGCCGCTCGAGCGCTCGATCATGCGCGTGGCGATCCTCGAGATGCTGCACCCCGACGTCGTGCCGGGCGACACGCCGATCCCGCCGGAGGGCGCGATCTCCGAGGCCGTCGACACCGCGAAGGAGTTCTGCGGCGCCGACGCCCCGAAGTTCGTCAACGGCGTCCTCTCCGCGATCCTGCGCGAGACGGGCGCCGGCGGACGCGGCGACGCCGCCTGA
- a CDS encoding polyprenyl synthetase family protein, with protein sequence MSGAPYPDDLRATVDAYLQDLRFPARSAGVAGLEEAMRYSLLAGGKRIRPVLALATARAVGLREPAALPLAAALELVHTYSLIHDDLPAMDDDDLRRGRPTCHVAYGEDVAILAGDALYAEAFHHLLRAGRTGEDAVPAERLLAAAAELADATGVDGMVGGQFLDVTAEKAQEAGQNPYADPDDLRVLHELKTGRLIGASVGCVLELAGVEDDRAALLRSFARDLGVLFQIVDDILDVTGSEQDLGKPQGSDERHDKRTYVTEYGLEGAREMAARHHDAASDALRSAVPQGAQDLHTLTTFIHTRTS encoded by the coding sequence ATGAGCGGCGCCCCGTACCCCGACGACCTGCGCGCCACGGTCGACGCCTACCTGCAGGACCTCCGCTTCCCCGCGCGCAGCGCCGGCGTCGCCGGGCTCGAGGAGGCCATGCGCTACTCGCTCCTGGCGGGCGGCAAGCGCATCCGCCCCGTGCTGGCGCTGGCGACGGCGCGCGCCGTCGGGCTGCGCGAGCCGGCCGCGCTGCCGCTCGCGGCCGCGCTCGAGCTCGTCCACACGTACTCGCTCATCCACGACGACCTGCCGGCGATGGACGACGACGACCTGCGGCGCGGCCGCCCGACGTGCCACGTGGCGTACGGCGAGGACGTCGCGATCCTGGCCGGCGACGCGCTCTACGCCGAGGCGTTCCACCACCTGCTGCGCGCCGGCCGCACGGGCGAGGACGCGGTGCCGGCCGAGCGCCTGCTGGCGGCCGCCGCCGAGCTCGCCGACGCGACCGGGGTCGACGGCATGGTCGGCGGGCAGTTCCTCGACGTCACCGCCGAGAAGGCCCAGGAGGCGGGGCAGAACCCCTACGCCGATCCCGACGACCTGCGCGTCCTGCACGAGCTGAAGACCGGCCGCCTGATCGGCGCGTCCGTCGGCTGCGTGCTCGAGCTGGCCGGCGTCGAGGACGATCGGGCGGCGCTCCTGCGCTCGTTCGCCCGCGACCTGGGCGTGCTCTTCCAGATCGTCGACGACATCCTCGACGTGACCGGGTCCGAGCAGGACCTGGGCAAGCCGCAGGGCAGCGACGAGCGGCACGACAAGCGGACGTACGTGACCGAGTACGGTCTAGAGGGCGCCCGCGAGATGGCGGCGCGGCACCACGACGCCGCATCCGACGCCCTCCGGTCCGCCGTACCCCAGGGAGCGCAGGACTTGCACACGCTCACGACCTTCATCCACACGAGGACCAGCTAG
- a CDS encoding MFS transporter codes for MRSSRRLLPSRLAYALVAAVLGMALAASATPSPLYAVYRAEWGFSSFVLTAIFAVYAIAVLVALLLTGRLSDDVGRRPVLIGALTAMIAATALFLVADSVAWLFAARALQGLSTGVAMSAAGAALLELHPRGDSHAAGLTNGVVAAASMGLGAFVSAALVEWAPAPERTPYAALLVVFAVLLVGALLMPETVAERRRPRLRPQRPHVPKAIRGAFALSSLGVLASWAIGGLFMSLGPQLAALELHTDSHLAGGLAILAMTGSGAVSQVLFERAAPWRLTAGGAIVLSLGMAGIVGSLSLDVGPVFLAASVLTGLGWGVAFLGALRSLTAVVPPHHRGETMSAFYLVAYTSISLPALGAGLVVGSWGLLPTFRVFGGLVVLAGLATAIGAVRMRPGGAPAPERAGALAALD; via the coding sequence ATGCGCTCCTCCCGCCGCCTCCTCCCCTCCCGCCTGGCCTACGCGCTCGTGGCCGCCGTGCTCGGCATGGCCCTCGCCGCGTCCGCGACGCCGTCCCCGCTCTACGCGGTCTACCGCGCCGAGTGGGGCTTCTCGTCCTTCGTGCTCACCGCGATCTTCGCCGTCTACGCGATCGCGGTGCTCGTCGCGCTGCTGCTGACGGGCCGGCTGTCCGACGACGTCGGGCGACGGCCCGTCCTGATCGGCGCGCTGACGGCGATGATCGCGGCGACCGCGCTGTTCCTCGTCGCGGACTCCGTCGCCTGGCTCTTCGCCGCCCGGGCGCTGCAGGGGCTGTCCACCGGCGTGGCGATGAGCGCCGCCGGCGCGGCGCTGCTCGAGCTGCACCCGCGGGGCGACAGCCACGCGGCGGGGCTGACGAACGGCGTCGTCGCCGCGGCGAGCATGGGCCTGGGCGCCTTCGTCTCCGCCGCGCTGGTCGAGTGGGCCCCCGCGCCGGAGCGCACCCCGTACGCGGCGCTGCTCGTCGTGTTCGCCGTCCTGCTCGTCGGCGCCCTGCTGATGCCGGAGACCGTCGCGGAGCGCCGTCGCCCCCGGCTGCGGCCGCAGCGCCCGCACGTGCCGAAGGCCATCCGCGGCGCCTTCGCCCTGTCGAGCCTGGGCGTGCTCGCGTCCTGGGCGATCGGCGGCCTGTTCATGTCGCTCGGTCCGCAGCTGGCCGCCCTCGAGCTGCACACGGACAGCCACCTGGCCGGCGGGCTGGCGATCCTGGCGATGACCGGGTCCGGCGCCGTCTCGCAGGTGCTGTTCGAGCGCGCCGCGCCCTGGCGCCTGACGGCCGGTGGCGCGATCGTGCTGTCGCTCGGCATGGCCGGGATCGTCGGCTCGCTGTCCCTGGACGTCGGGCCCGTCTTCCTGGCCGCCTCCGTCCTGACCGGCCTGGGCTGGGGCGTCGCGTTCCTCGGGGCGCTGCGCTCGCTGACCGCCGTCGTGCCGCCGCACCACCGCGGCGAGACGATGTCCGCCTTCTACCTCGTCGCCTACACCTCGATCTCGCTGCCCGCCCTGGGCGCGGGGCTCGTCGTGGGATCGTGGGGGCTGCTGCCGACCTTCCGGGTCTTCGGCGGGCTGGTCGTCCTCGCCGGGCTCGCCACCGCGATCGGGGCCGTGCGGATGCGCCCGGGCGGCGCGCCCGCGCCGGAGCGCGCCGGGGCGCTGGCGGCCCTGGACTGA